One region of Salvelinus namaycush isolate Seneca chromosome 3, SaNama_1.0, whole genome shotgun sequence genomic DNA includes:
- the LOC120044421 gene encoding insulin, which produces MAFWLQAASLLVLLALSPGADAAAAQHLCGSHLVDALYLVCGEKGFFYNPKRDVDPLIGFLSPKSAQENEEYPFKDQMEMMVKRGIVEQCCHKPCNIFDLQNYCN; this is translated from the exons ATGGCCTTCTGGCTCCAAGCTGCGTCTCTGCTGGTGCTGCTGGCGCTCTCCCCCGGGGCAGACGCTGCAGCTGCCCAGCACCTGTGTGGCTCTCATCTGGTGGACGCCCTCTATCTGGTGTGTGGAGAGAAAGGATTCTTTTACAACCCAAAGAGAGATGTGGATCCCCTTATAG GGTTCCTCTCTCCAAAATCAGCCCAGGAGAACGAAGAGTACCCCTTCAAAGACCAGATGGAGATGATGGTAAAGAGAGGTATTGTAGAGCAGTGCTGTCACAAGCCCTGCAACATCTTCGACCTGCAAAACTACTGCAACTGA